Proteins encoded in a region of the Photobacterium profundum SS9 genome:
- a CDS encoding ABC transporter ATP-binding protein → MYNVKQLINHSGAKTGQFWLGLVGKIATESIPLIIWLILFSFILTLNVLPFAYMALVALAVIVVQFVLGKSARKSFLGAYEITHHLRSQLLTDIRRQPLATLKGKGLGEKMKLITTDLKQFEDIFSHMIVEFVAAWVIPIAMVIILLWVQPLIALAMLGMFLLALGVLVMSEKTFSQKAEHYHHANIDSANQLLEYIDCLPMLRGFAQSNKLAKPLCDKIEQQRHEGLGLEWAGGTGVLMATLVFEFVLVLNIALSVWFIDQGTLSLPQFLVVTAATIACIRPLARMTVYAALLRYMLKAANRLQLLSLLPQQKEEGVEPHSFDVCLSDVDLTLEGTPVLKGINLKVAEGEHIALVGKSGAGKSTLLDLIAAFHIPNSGSISLGNKTIEEVGTRHWYRHISYVTQDVQLLGGSLRDNLLLAKPSADDDMLFEVIESAGLTALITRLPEGFDTLIGENGNQLSGGERQRLSIARALLHDAPVLLLDEITSALDSNTQAQVLSSIEKLSKGKTVISVAHRLETIKGADRIYVMEKGQIIDSGEHDELVITQPDYRQLWKAGQVA, encoded by the coding sequence TTGTATAACGTTAAACAGTTAATTAATCATAGTGGAGCAAAAACCGGTCAGTTCTGGCTTGGCTTAGTTGGAAAAATAGCAACAGAGTCTATTCCATTAATAATATGGCTAATATTGTTCTCCTTTATATTGACATTAAACGTACTGCCATTCGCCTATATGGCACTTGTGGCTTTGGCTGTCATTGTCGTTCAGTTTGTTTTGGGAAAAAGTGCCAGAAAGAGTTTTTTGGGAGCCTATGAAATAACTCACCACCTACGCAGTCAACTTTTAACTGATATTCGTCGCCAGCCACTTGCTACCCTTAAAGGTAAGGGGCTCGGTGAAAAGATGAAACTCATCACAACAGATCTGAAGCAATTTGAAGACATATTTAGCCATATGATTGTTGAGTTCGTTGCCGCTTGGGTCATACCTATTGCTATGGTGATAATTCTTTTGTGGGTCCAGCCTCTGATAGCATTGGCTATGCTGGGGATGTTTCTGTTGGCTTTGGGTGTTTTAGTGATGTCTGAGAAAACATTTAGTCAAAAAGCAGAACACTATCACCACGCGAATATAGACAGTGCCAACCAACTTCTTGAGTACATAGATTGCCTACCCATGCTGCGTGGATTTGCGCAAAGTAACAAATTGGCAAAACCATTGTGCGACAAGATTGAACAGCAGAGACATGAGGGGTTAGGGCTTGAATGGGCTGGTGGCACGGGGGTGCTTATGGCGACTTTAGTCTTTGAGTTTGTATTGGTGCTAAATATTGCTCTGTCTGTGTGGTTTATTGATCAAGGAACGCTTTCCCTTCCTCAGTTTTTAGTTGTTACGGCAGCAACCATCGCTTGTATTCGTCCATTGGCTCGAATGACGGTATATGCTGCATTGCTTAGATATATGCTTAAAGCCGCTAACCGCTTACAACTTCTTTCTCTGTTACCACAACAGAAAGAAGAAGGTGTTGAGCCTCACTCATTTGACGTTTGCTTGTCTGATGTTGATCTTACTCTAGAAGGGACTCCTGTACTCAAGGGGATAAACTTAAAAGTTGCTGAAGGCGAACATATTGCTCTGGTTGGCAAGAGTGGGGCTGGGAAATCAACGTTGCTCGACTTAATTGCTGCTTTCCATATTCCTAATTCGGGATCTATATCATTAGGTAATAAAACGATTGAAGAGGTCGGTACCAGGCACTGGTATCGTCATATCTCTTACGTTACTCAGGATGTGCAGCTGCTCGGTGGTAGTTTACGAGACAACTTATTATTAGCGAAGCCAAGCGCAGATGATGACATGCTCTTTGAAGTGATTGAGTCAGCAGGCTTGACCGCCTTGATAACAAGACTACCTGAAGGGTTCGATACGCTAATTGGTGAAAATGGTAACCAACTCTCAGGTGGAGAGCGACAAAGGCTTTCAATAGCGAGAGCATTATTACACGACGCTCCGGTACTTCTTTTGGATGAGATTACATCGGCGTTGGACTCCAATACTCAAGCTCAAGTATTAAGTTCGATCGAGAAACTATCAAAGGGGAAAACAGTGATTTCAGTGGCTCACCGGCTAGAAACCATCAAAGGTGCTGATAGAATCTACGTGATGGAAAAAGGGCAAATAATTGATTCTGGTGAGCATGATGAGTTAGTTATTACGCAACCTGATTATCGTCAGTTATGGAAGGCAGGCCAAGTGGCTTAA
- a CDS encoding (2,3-dihydroxybenzoyl)adenylate synthase — protein MNPLQVTKNSNKDLLQGFTHYSAEQQNRYDEIWDNVPLWSVLTDNVKLSGDQIAIKDDVREFTFKQLLAEADRIAARLLQDKLIQGDRVVLQMSNTCDFAISFFSVQRAGLVPIMALPAHGIAEIRHFIDISQAKGYICDGGKDSICIAEYLEQHSNSITHIYTAVPHTKYRSLTGIENTPFTPPKIDPDTPAIFLVSGGTTGLPKLIPRTHNDYLFNIKSCVQASNISAKDTYLAVLPAAHNFTLGCPGILGALSLGGKVVFSNEAGPDYCFELIEQNGITATALVPALAQIWTEAATWEEANVSSLRLIQVGGSKLSYSDAIDIQHAFPNALQQVFGMAEGLIACTRIGDDPETIAAKQGRPISQWDEIRIVDSEGNRVANGEEGELLTRGPYTLRGYYRAPEHNLRSFTDDGFYRSGDKVRIDENKYISVTGRIKDIVNRSGECIATDEIEEHLLSHPEIAQVAVVAVPDKHLGERIGVALICKDESLTLQDLRRFLQTKQLASFKMPDELNIVYSLPKTAVGKIDKKRVPGPDGKPWMFHELN, from the coding sequence ATGAACCCGTTACAGGTGACTAAAAATTCGAATAAAGATCTGCTTCAAGGTTTCACCCACTACTCAGCAGAACAACAGAACCGTTACGATGAAATATGGGATAACGTGCCACTATGGAGCGTTCTAACAGACAACGTAAAATTGAGTGGCGATCAAATTGCCATCAAAGATGATGTACGCGAATTTACATTCAAACAACTACTAGCAGAAGCAGATCGAATAGCCGCTCGATTGCTACAAGATAAATTGATTCAGGGAGACAGAGTAGTTCTTCAAATGTCGAATACCTGTGATTTTGCTATCAGCTTTTTCTCGGTTCAAAGAGCAGGACTAGTGCCGATAATGGCTTTACCTGCGCATGGAATCGCTGAAATTCGTCACTTTATCGATATATCACAGGCAAAAGGTTATATCTGCGATGGAGGCAAGGACTCTATCTGTATAGCAGAGTATTTAGAACAGCATTCAAACTCTATTACTCATATTTATACGGCGGTTCCACATACAAAGTACCGTTCACTAACTGGTATTGAAAATACACCATTTACGCCACCAAAGATCGACCCCGACACCCCCGCTATTTTCTTGGTTTCGGGAGGCACCACTGGGCTGCCAAAGCTTATCCCACGCACACACAATGATTATCTTTTTAACATCAAAAGTTGTGTTCAGGCTAGCAACATTAGCGCAAAAGATACCTATCTTGCCGTGTTACCAGCGGCTCACAACTTTACCCTTGGTTGCCCCGGAATCCTTGGTGCGCTATCGCTTGGTGGAAAGGTGGTCTTTTCAAATGAGGCTGGGCCAGATTATTGCTTTGAGCTTATTGAACAAAACGGCATCACTGCCACGGCTTTGGTGCCTGCGCTAGCCCAAATCTGGACAGAAGCGGCCACGTGGGAAGAAGCGAACGTCTCGAGTCTGCGCTTAATTCAAGTTGGAGGGTCAAAGTTATCCTACAGCGATGCAATAGATATCCAACATGCATTTCCAAATGCACTACAGCAAGTGTTTGGTATGGCAGAAGGCTTGATAGCTTGTACCCGTATAGGTGATGATCCAGAAACAATTGCTGCAAAGCAAGGGCGTCCAATAAGTCAGTGGGACGAAATTCGTATTGTCGATAGTGAAGGTAATCGAGTTGCCAACGGCGAAGAGGGAGAGCTCCTGACTCGTGGGCCTTACACACTGCGGGGCTATTACCGTGCTCCAGAGCACAACCTACGTTCCTTTACAGACGACGGTTTCTATCGCAGTGGAGACAAAGTCAGAATAGATGAAAATAAATACATTTCTGTAACAGGCAGAATAAAAGATATTGTGAATAGATCTGGCGAATGTATTGCTACTGATGAAATAGAAGAGCATTTATTGAGCCACCCTGAAATCGCTCAGGTGGCTGTCGTCGCTGTACCAGATAAACACTTGGGGGAGCGGATAGGTGTCGCTTTAATCTGTAAGGATGAATCACTAACGTTGCAGGATCTTCGCCGTTTTTTACAGACCAAACAATTAGCTTCGTTCAAAATGCCTGATGAGTTGAATATTGTCTATTCGCTTCCCAAAACGGCAGTGGGTAAAATAGATAAGAAAAGAGTTCCTGGCCCAGATGGTAAGCCGTGGATGTTCCATGAGTTAAACTAA
- a CDS encoding salicylate synthase, giving the protein MANKNMQTYKTLSFEHQCQPILLATEIASADFCADYIVYEHNQEWAIGINKHSQLTVNQVGDIVDFAGVRQSVNQNNICQAIHQATQKIQIKDWRLFGRVDFEFCHFAHNLKQKETERSLLELFVPETDIRISQTHITIRTMDEAVIPQIQRIAADCNNYKAQPTKSHKSMTQKDIVRCEEVKKYYQDVVQHAVNEIKADKYKKVILSRPAILPSSIDIKNSFIAGRKHNTPARSFMLQMGGFEAFGFSPETVLEVDTYGNLSTQPLAGTRALPSDLTEAKRLKNELLTDPKEIAEHAASVKLAVEELEQVCASETVNIAEFMHISERGSVQHLASRVTGTLTENKSAWDAFKVLFPAITASGIPKREAIDAIARFEPLPRGLYSGSILVSDQNGFFDAALILRAAYKHKSLSILQAGAGIISLSTPQREWEETCEKMACVLNHLVFSQENTPQLLPSSETACEEES; this is encoded by the coding sequence ATGGCTAATAAAAACATGCAAACCTATAAAACTCTGTCATTTGAGCATCAGTGCCAACCCATTTTACTAGCGACTGAAATCGCGAGTGCCGATTTCTGCGCAGACTATATCGTTTACGAACACAATCAGGAATGGGCAATCGGCATCAATAAGCATTCACAACTCACGGTAAACCAAGTGGGTGATATCGTTGACTTCGCAGGCGTCAGACAAAGCGTTAATCAAAATAATATTTGCCAAGCGATTCATCAGGCAACCCAAAAAATACAAATCAAAGACTGGAGACTATTTGGACGTGTAGACTTCGAGTTCTGCCATTTTGCTCACAACTTAAAGCAAAAAGAGACCGAAAGATCTCTACTAGAACTTTTTGTACCAGAAACAGATATACGAATCAGCCAAACACATATTACCATTCGTACAATGGATGAGGCCGTTATACCTCAAATTCAACGAATTGCAGCTGACTGTAATAACTATAAAGCTCAACCAACTAAATCACATAAAAGCATGACACAAAAAGATATTGTGCGATGTGAAGAAGTAAAAAAATACTACCAAGACGTCGTCCAACACGCAGTAAATGAAATCAAAGCCGACAAATATAAAAAAGTAATTCTGTCACGCCCCGCTATTCTGCCTTCATCTATAGATATTAAAAACAGCTTCATAGCAGGAAGAAAACATAATACACCTGCTCGTTCTTTCATGCTCCAGATGGGAGGATTTGAGGCATTTGGATTTTCTCCAGAAACGGTTCTAGAAGTAGATACTTACGGAAATTTGAGTACCCAACCACTAGCAGGAACACGTGCACTGCCATCGGATCTTACAGAAGCCAAGCGTTTAAAAAATGAACTTCTTACCGATCCAAAAGAGATCGCTGAGCATGCAGCATCGGTCAAACTTGCCGTCGAAGAATTGGAGCAAGTGTGTGCAAGTGAAACCGTCAATATCGCTGAGTTCATGCATATTTCTGAAAGAGGCAGTGTGCAGCACCTCGCCTCTCGTGTAACGGGAACTCTAACTGAAAACAAATCAGCATGGGATGCATTTAAAGTTCTCTTCCCAGCCATCACAGCGTCAGGTATCCCTAAACGTGAAGCCATTGATGCTATTGCCCGATTCGAACCTCTTCCGCGAGGTTTATATAGTGGAAGTATTCTTGTTTCCGATCAAAACGGATTTTTCGACGCGGCACTTATATTACGAGCAGCATATAAACATAAATCACTCTCTATACTTCAAGCCGGTGCAGGTATCATTAGCTTATCTACCCCTCAAAGAGAATGGGAAGAGACCTGTGAAAAAATGGCTTGTGTCCTCAATCACTTAGTTTTTTCACAAGAAAATACACCGCAACTGCTTCCATCAAGCGAAACTGCCTGTGAGGAAGAATCATGA
- a CDS encoding thioesterase II family protein, protein MIDQVFKTLYQSGSHTENIWIVCPFAGGSQSAFKSWTKLNSETLPENSLVMLATYPGRDQRMRERPLSTISDLADDIFDAFVRWENQTKLSPNANIRLCGHSMGAQVAFEVCTQLEEYYGSETPVKQIILSGCHAPHLESRRKLTHLSDNDFIDQLIEIGSGSPVLKQHPELLPVFLPMLRADFIATETYVKKLDSAPELNFTQCSLVFGECDPEAWESEVKEWESWICPSIKASTQFFGVPGDHFYLTTTPAVFIQTVVQHSLNNIFVSSNTKIPAL, encoded by the coding sequence ATGATAGATCAGGTATTTAAAACGTTATATCAAAGTGGTAGTCACACAGAGAATATATGGATTGTTTGTCCTTTTGCTGGTGGTAGTCAAAGCGCATTCAAAAGCTGGACAAAGCTTAACAGCGAAACTCTACCAGAAAACTCTTTAGTCATGCTGGCAACATACCCTGGTCGAGATCAACGCATGCGTGAGCGTCCACTAAGTACCATTAGCGATCTCGCTGATGACATTTTCGACGCATTTGTTCGTTGGGAAAATCAAACCAAATTATCTCCCAATGCCAATATACGCTTGTGTGGGCATAGCATGGGGGCACAAGTTGCCTTTGAAGTTTGCACGCAACTAGAAGAATACTACGGATCTGAAACCCCGGTTAAACAAATTATTTTAAGTGGTTGTCATGCACCCCACTTAGAAAGCCGCCGAAAACTCACCCACCTTAGTGACAATGATTTTATTGATCAGCTAATAGAAATTGGTAGCGGAAGTCCAGTTCTCAAGCAGCACCCTGAACTGTTGCCCGTATTCTTACCCATGCTAAGAGCCGATTTCATCGCAACGGAGACTTACGTAAAGAAGCTAGATAGTGCACCGGAACTGAACTTTACGCAGTGCTCTTTAGTCTTTGGAGAATGCGATCCTGAGGCGTGGGAATCAGAGGTAAAAGAATGGGAAAGTTGGATATGCCCTTCAATAAAAGCGAGCACCCAATTCTTTGGTGTACCTGGTGATCACTTCTATTTAACAACAACACCCGCAGTATTTATTCAGACTGTGGTTCAACATTCATTAAACAACATATTCGTTAGTTCCAATACAAAAATACCGGCACTTTAA
- a CDS encoding thiazolinyl imide reductase — MNKSKKIVIVGAKFGELYLNAFIEPHPDLELAGIVSTGSERSKQLAEAFGVPLFMNISELPQDIDIACVVIRASVIGGNGNLIVEDLLQRQIHVIQEHPVSINELNRHKTLAQKHGVQYRVNSFYGTTTAGRTLVLSTQSLRSQTLKNATYGNLTTSRQLLYSSLDLLLQSLGENVDLTPSLLGHQAHFDIVNLNSEQGDFLLQLQNYLDPQDPDMHSLAMHRIMLGWGNGYFSLTDSYGPVTWTPVLYANHHQSNDQSLYQLSELPEGKYLNQRTTQTLYKNDSLVKDTFEDLGPEGVLYTLEQISRAIDGKQIDQAMTLEHQLKVAHLWEQILLLVGQPKERSISPEIQVDIPLAEQI, encoded by the coding sequence ATGAATAAATCTAAAAAAATCGTCATTGTTGGCGCTAAATTTGGCGAACTTTATCTTAATGCTTTTATTGAACCGCACCCTGACTTAGAACTCGCGGGGATTGTTTCGACAGGAAGTGAACGATCCAAGCAATTAGCCGAAGCATTTGGGGTTCCACTTTTCATGAACATTTCAGAGCTTCCTCAAGACATAGACATTGCATGTGTTGTTATTAGAGCATCAGTCATTGGTGGCAATGGTAATTTAATAGTGGAAGACCTATTACAGCGTCAGATTCACGTAATTCAGGAGCACCCGGTCTCCATCAATGAGCTAAACCGCCACAAAACTCTCGCTCAAAAACACGGTGTTCAGTATCGGGTAAACAGCTTTTATGGCACAACAACGGCAGGGCGAACTCTGGTTTTAAGTACGCAGTCTTTACGTAGTCAAACGCTGAAAAATGCCACCTATGGCAACCTGACGACAAGCCGCCAATTACTTTATTCATCACTTGATCTATTACTGCAATCGCTCGGAGAAAACGTTGACCTGACACCTAGCTTATTGGGTCATCAGGCCCACTTTGACATCGTCAATCTCAATTCAGAACAAGGTGACTTCTTGTTACAACTGCAAAACTATCTGGACCCACAAGATCCAGATATGCACAGTCTTGCAATGCACCGCATCATGCTAGGCTGGGGGAATGGCTATTTCTCGTTAACGGATAGTTATGGGCCAGTCACTTGGACCCCTGTGCTATATGCGAACCATCATCAAAGTAACGACCAAAGTCTCTACCAACTCTCAGAGTTGCCCGAAGGTAAATACCTAAACCAGCGGACTACTCAAACACTTTACAAGAACGACAGTCTAGTAAAAGACACCTTCGAAGACCTTGGTCCTGAAGGTGTTTTATACACCCTAGAACAAATCAGCCGAGCAATCGATGGCAAACAAATTGATCAAGCTATGACGCTCGAACACCAACTAAAAGTAGCCCACCTTTGGGAACAAATTTTGCTTTTGGTAGGGCAACCGAAAGAGCGCTCCATATCACCAGAAATTCAAGTAGATATACCACTCGCAGAACAGATTTAA
- a CDS encoding thioesterase domain-containing protein, whose translation MLATSWKECLNLTTVPANQSFFELGGNSLVAVRLINQINTKLNTSLTAGQFQANDTVARLADFIDAQGNNSETLPTLLTPSNKATNNASTLFIIHPIGGHLLSYQRLADQLDSVTLYGLSFPEQYLSQQNVSVEQLASDYLAMIQEVQPQGPYQIGGWSFGGIVAFELANQMMIQGHEVTQCIMIDSYKPSLNDTAQLNEVSIRKYFYADCVGRFPDLNETTTPDFSDEESFSASVCAAFACMIESTVLDTTSITRLFHIYRSNLLAMLNYQPPVLKHLPVVLFTAEQNKHLEFMSYQHPDIATRPCHGWTDCCSPHVHDLHADHYTILQEPSVTLLANKISQLLTKPQGTVVSTNNISLGEFENE comes from the coding sequence ATGTTAGCGACGAGTTGGAAAGAATGTTTAAATTTGACCACCGTGCCAGCCAATCAAAGTTTCTTTGAACTTGGTGGAAACTCGCTGGTGGCTGTTCGTCTTATCAATCAGATTAACACCAAGCTCAATACATCGCTAACAGCAGGTCAGTTTCAAGCAAATGATACCGTCGCACGTTTAGCTGATTTCATTGACGCACAAGGCAATAATTCAGAGACATTACCAACGCTGCTTACACCAAGCAATAAGGCGACAAACAACGCAAGCACATTGTTTATTATCCATCCAATCGGTGGACATCTACTAAGCTACCAGCGTCTCGCAGACCAGCTTGACAGCGTAACCCTTTATGGGCTGAGTTTTCCTGAACAATATTTATCGCAACAAAATGTGAGTGTTGAACAACTCGCTAGTGATTATTTGGCGATGATTCAAGAGGTGCAACCTCAAGGTCCTTACCAAATTGGAGGCTGGTCTTTTGGTGGTATTGTTGCCTTTGAACTTGCCAACCAAATGATGATACAAGGCCACGAAGTCACTCAGTGCATCATGATTGACAGCTACAAACCAAGCTTAAATGACACCGCTCAGTTGAATGAAGTCAGCATTCGAAAATACTTCTATGCTGATTGTGTTGGTCGGTTCCCTGATCTGAATGAGACCACCACTCCTGATTTTAGCGATGAAGAATCTTTTAGCGCTTCAGTCTGTGCCGCCTTCGCTTGCATGATTGAATCAACGGTTTTGGATACCACAAGCATTACCCGCCTATTCCACATATACCGCAGTAACCTGCTTGCTATGTTGAACTACCAACCGCCAGTATTGAAGCACTTACCCGTCGTACTCTTTACTGCAGAACAAAACAAGCACCTAGAGTTTATGAGCTATCAGCACCCAGACATAGCGACTCGCCCTTGCCACGGCTGGACAGACTGCTGCAGCCCTCATGTTCATGATCTTCATGCAGATCATTACACCATACTGCAGGAACCAAGTGTCACGCTTTTGGCGAATAAGATCTCTCAACTACTGACTAAGCCGCAAGGCACTGTTGTTTCTACGAATAATATCTCCTTGGGGGAGTTTGAAAATGAATAA